The proteins below come from a single Dysgonomonadaceae bacterium PH5-43 genomic window:
- a CDS encoding C-terminal processing protease CtpA/Prc (product_source=COG0793; cath_funfam=3.90.226.10; cog=COG0793; pfam=PF03572; superfamily=52096), translating to MAKLILQGYGSTPTITIENNDKKEDITLSLYPIDELNSEHQTSLPNQDGYQILDNNIGYILPSSCSAENRDEGLKKIFNNTKGIIIDMRCYPGDYISFPFLRHLSILKLNHSLITAGDVSYPGYHYFINWEYNNQNFDYTNTYEHKIVVIVNEETQSQAEDNVLGFQLLPQTIAIGSPTAGANGAVSRIPLLGGLQTRITGLGVYYPDGSNLQRCGVKIDEFIEPTIEENRAERDEVLERAIEIIKN from the coding sequence AATGACAAAAAAGAAGATATTACGCTTTCTCTATACCCTATTGACGAGTTAAATTCAGAGCATCAAACCTCTCTCCCTAATCAAGACGGTTATCAGATTTTAGACAATAATATTGGCTACATACTTCCCTCAAGTTGTAGTGCCGAAAACAGAGATGAAGGACTCAAGAAAATTTTCAACAATACAAAAGGCATCATTATAGATATGCGTTGTTACCCTGGAGATTACATTTCATTTCCATTCCTTAGACATTTGTCAATCCTAAAACTCAATCATTCTTTAATAACTGCAGGTGATGTTTCTTATCCCGGCTATCATTATTTTATCAATTGGGAATACAACAATCAGAACTTCGACTACACAAATACTTATGAACACAAAATTGTAGTTATTGTAAATGAAGAAACACAAAGTCAGGCCGAAGACAATGTTTTAGGATTTCAACTACTACCACAAACTATTGCTATAGGCAGCCCCACCGCAGGAGCCAACGGTGCCGTATCTCGTATTCCTCTTCTCGGAGGACTACAAACAAGAATTACAGGTTTAGGTGTATATTATCCCGATGGCAGTAATCTGCAACGATGCGGCGTAAAGATAGACGAATTTATCGAACCTACAATAGAAGAAAATCGAGCTGAACGCGACGAAGTATTGGAGCGAGCAATAGAAATCATAAAGAACTAA
- a CDS encoding rod shape determining protein RodA (product_source=KO:K05837; cog=COG0772; ko=KO:K05837; pfam=PF01098; transmembrane_helix_parts=Inside_1_11,TMhelix_12_34,Outside_35_48,TMhelix_49_70,Inside_71_76,TMhelix_77_96,Outside_97_143,TMhelix_144_163,Inside_164_183,TMhelix_184_206,Outside_207_215,TMhelix_216_238,Inside_239_246,TMhelix_247_265,Outside_266_268,TMhelix_269_291,Inside_292_295,TMhelix_296_318,Outside_319_389,TMhelix_390_412,Inside_413_423,TMhelix_424_446,Outside_447_455,TMhelix_456_475,Inside_476_485) codes for MYQRKISVWNTVDWFTILLYAVMVMAGWFSIYASSYNFDNAGMFDLSTRAGMQLIWIGTSLVLGFVLLLIDRDWYELFSIWIYAIIVALLMFTIVFAPEIKGSRSWLVIVPGVLQVQPAEFSKFATALLLARILSVYKFDISNFWRTVLIFAVVFLPMILILLQKETGSALVFMALFVVLYREGMPGGILFAGFAAVLFFVLGVRFGETNITEHTPMGMFLVFSLIIVLMLCILYAYPKGRHHIKNLLLVIFLATVISSILYIVYPFNICWALGIVIAVFAVYLLYLYLLYRASTYLWAVIFAISSIAFFFSVNYVFEEVLQPHQRIRIQVSLGIVDDPIGAGYNVNQSKIAIGSGGVLGKGHLNGTQTKLKYVPEQDTDFIFCTIGEEQGFVGSSIVIILFLVLILRLIYLAEKQRSVFNRVYGYSVASIIFFHLFVNVGMVIGITPVIGIPLPFFSYGGSSLWAFTILLFIFLKLDDSKMNLK; via the coding sequence ATGTACCAAAGAAAAATTAGTGTCTGGAATACTGTTGATTGGTTTACAATTCTGTTGTATGCCGTAATGGTAATGGCAGGGTGGTTTAGTATTTATGCATCATCGTATAACTTTGATAATGCGGGAATGTTCGACTTATCTACTCGTGCTGGTATGCAATTAATATGGATAGGAACCTCTTTGGTGTTAGGCTTTGTTCTACTATTGATAGACAGAGATTGGTATGAATTATTTTCTATTTGGATATATGCTATCATAGTAGCCTTATTAATGTTTACTATTGTTTTTGCACCAGAAATAAAAGGATCTCGCTCGTGGTTGGTTATAGTGCCTGGGGTTTTGCAGGTTCAGCCTGCTGAGTTTTCTAAGTTTGCTACCGCTTTGCTTTTGGCAAGAATACTTAGTGTGTATAAATTCGATATTAGTAATTTTTGGCGAACAGTATTGATATTTGCGGTTGTCTTTCTTCCGATGATTCTGATTCTTTTACAAAAAGAAACAGGCTCGGCACTTGTCTTTATGGCACTCTTTGTTGTTCTTTATAGAGAAGGAATGCCAGGAGGAATATTGTTTGCGGGTTTTGCAGCCGTTTTGTTTTTTGTGCTTGGAGTTCGTTTTGGAGAAACTAATATAACGGAACATACACCTATGGGAATGTTTCTTGTATTTAGTCTTATTATAGTGTTGATGCTTTGCATACTATATGCTTATCCCAAAGGAAGGCATCATATTAAGAATTTGTTGTTAGTAATATTTTTGGCGACTGTAATATCGTCTATACTTTATATTGTATATCCGTTTAATATTTGTTGGGCATTGGGTATTGTGATAGCAGTATTTGCTGTCTATTTGCTTTATTTGTATTTACTTTATAGGGCGTCTACTTATCTATGGGCTGTGATTTTTGCAATATCTTCTATAGCCTTTTTCTTTTCTGTAAATTATGTTTTCGAAGAAGTTTTACAGCCTCACCAGCGTATACGCATACAAGTGTCATTGGGTATAGTAGATGATCCAATAGGGGCGGGGTATAATGTTAATCAATCTAAGATAGCTATAGGGTCGGGGGGAGTATTGGGAAAAGGACATCTCAACGGAACTCAAACCAAATTAAAATATGTTCCAGAGCAAGATACAGATTTTATATTTTGCACAATAGGAGAAGAGCAGGGTTTTGTAGGCTCAAGCATAGTAATAATATTATTTCTTGTATTGATACTTCGGTTGATATATCTTGCAGAAAAACAAAGGAGTGTCTTTAATAGAGTCTACGGATATAGTGTGGCTTCAATAATATTTTTCCATCTCTTTGTAAATGTTGGAATGGTTATCGGTATTACGCCGGTAATAGGAATCCCTCTTCCGTTTTTTAGTTATGGCGGTTCTTCTCTGTGGGCATTCACTATCTTGTTGTTCATATTTTTGAAATTAGATGATTCAAAAATGAATTTGAAGTAG
- a CDS encoding penicillin-binding protein 2 (product_source=KO:K05515; cath_funfam=3.40.710.10; cog=COG0768; ko=KO:K05515; pfam=PF00905,PF03717; superfamily=56519,56601; tigrfam=TIGR03423; transmembrane_helix_parts=Inside_1_11,TMhelix_12_31,Outside_32_621), whose product MSNKRFNSGYRTALIIAFICLIVLIYLIQLFRLQVLSPDYKDWADSNAFFKKTQYPSRGVMYDRNGELLVYNQPSYEVMVVVRETQKLDTLAFCKAADIDIETFRKRMADIKNRKLNPGYSSYTPQVFLTQLGNREYGVLQESLYKFPGFYIRNRTVREYSHPNAAHVLGYVAEVDKKNMASDSYYLRGDYIGKTGVERSYEQYLRGEKGVEILLRDAHGRIKGKYEDGIHDIAPVSGKDLTLSIDIDLQAYGEELMRNKLGTIVMIEPKTGEILCMVSSPTYDPSSLVGKQFSSSFMELAKDPYEPLINRSLYTYPPGSTFKTAQALTFLQENIITSNTVYSCFGGFPLGGGRPKCHAHPSHIPLIPALATSCNAYFCWGLRAMLENNKYGSIQNAMNTWRDYMVNQGFGYALGVDLADEKRGMIPNAAYYDKRYSDAKGKAWWKAMTIISIAIGQGEVALSPIQICNLAATIANKGYFYTPHVVKGIKDTPLDEKYTAPRYTGIDAKHYQTVAEGMRGAVTGGTCKGANIPDVAVCGKTGTAENSGKDHSIFMAYAPMEDPKVAVLIFVENGGYGANYAVPMGRLMIQKYLKGEIPEQDKWIENNMKKAVILRNVPKKN is encoded by the coding sequence GTGAGTAATAAAAGGTTTAATTCAGGGTATCGAACGGCTTTAATAATTGCCTTTATTTGTTTAATTGTATTGATTTATTTAATACAGTTGTTTAGATTGCAAGTGCTTAGTCCCGATTATAAAGACTGGGCAGATAGTAATGCTTTCTTTAAGAAGACACAATACCCTTCGCGAGGGGTAATGTATGATAGAAATGGCGAACTTCTTGTTTACAATCAGCCCTCTTATGAAGTTATGGTTGTTGTTCGAGAGACTCAAAAGTTAGATACATTGGCTTTCTGTAAAGCTGCGGATATAGATATAGAAACCTTTCGTAAACGAATGGCGGATATAAAAAACCGCAAACTTAACCCTGGTTATTCTTCATATACTCCACAAGTGTTTTTAACGCAATTAGGCAATAGAGAATATGGAGTTTTACAAGAATCATTATACAAGTTTCCTGGATTTTATATACGAAACCGAACCGTAAGAGAGTATAGTCATCCTAATGCGGCTCACGTATTAGGTTATGTTGCTGAAGTAGATAAGAAAAATATGGCTTCTGATAGTTATTATTTGCGAGGCGATTATATAGGGAAAACAGGAGTGGAACGTTCTTACGAACAATATCTTAGAGGAGAAAAAGGAGTGGAGATTCTTCTTAGAGATGCTCACGGTAGAATAAAAGGAAAGTATGAAGATGGTATTCACGATATAGCGCCTGTGTCGGGTAAAGATTTAACTCTTTCGATAGATATAGACTTGCAAGCTTATGGCGAAGAACTTATGCGGAATAAGTTAGGAACTATAGTTATGATAGAACCCAAAACAGGAGAGATACTATGTATGGTTTCGTCTCCCACGTATGACCCTTCGTCTTTGGTTGGAAAACAGTTTAGTTCGTCGTTTATGGAGTTAGCAAAAGATCCTTACGAACCATTGATTAATAGGTCGCTATATACTTATCCGCCAGGTTCAACATTCAAAACGGCTCAAGCATTAACCTTTCTACAAGAAAATATAATTACCTCGAATACAGTTTATAGTTGTTTTGGAGGATTCCCTTTAGGGGGAGGTCGTCCGAAATGTCACGCTCACCCATCTCATATTCCTCTGATTCCTGCTCTGGCAACAAGTTGTAATGCTTACTTTTGCTGGGGATTACGCGCTATGCTTGAAAATAATAAGTATGGAAGTATACAAAACGCAATGAATACTTGGCGAGACTATATGGTAAATCAAGGTTTTGGTTATGCGCTGGGAGTAGATCTTGCAGACGAAAAAAGAGGAATGATTCCTAATGCAGCATATTATGATAAACGATATAGCGATGCAAAGGGTAAGGCTTGGTGGAAAGCTATGACAATTATTTCTATTGCTATCGGACAAGGAGAGGTTGCTCTTTCGCCTATTCAGATTTGTAATCTTGCTGCTACTATAGCCAATAAAGGTTATTTTTATACGCCTCACGTTGTAAAAGGAATAAAAGATACTCCGCTTGATGAAAAATATACTGCACCTCGTTATACTGGGATTGATGCAAAGCATTACCAAACGGTAGCGGAAGGAATGCGTGGAGCGGTTACGGGAGGAACTTGTAAGGGGGCTAATATTCCAGATGTTGCAGTTTGCGGTAAAACGGGGACGGCAGAGAATAGCGGTAAAGACCACTCTATCTTTATGGCTTATGCACCTATGGAAGATCCAAAAGTGGCAGTGCTTATTTTTGTTGAGAATGGAGGATATGGAGCTAATTATGCTGTGCCGATGGGACGACTTATGATACAAAAATATCTAAAAGGAGAAATTCCAGAGCAAGATAAGTGGATAGAGAATAATATGAAAAAAGCTGTAATATTAAGAAATGTACCAAAGAAAAATTAG
- a CDS encoding rod shape-determining protein MreD (product_source=TIGR03426; tigrfam=TIGR03426; transmembrane_helix_parts=Outside_1_3,TMhelix_4_23,Inside_24_27,TMhelix_28_46,Outside_47_65,TMhelix_66_88,Inside_89_111,TMhelix_112_134,Outside_135_138,TMhelix_139_161,Inside_162_170) produces MKVTWLRLLLMFFLLVFLQVWICDRIHILGYATPYIYIYFLIKLPIDTNKNLVLFLSFIMGMVIDLFNYSLGINILASIIAGFSRFYLLKLSTTRDVFESATPGFATFGKSLFLRYASCLVFLHHLVLFTVEAFSAFDLLRIIFSLVGSFILTMTIIFAFESINTEVSKR; encoded by the coding sequence ATGAAAGTAACTTGGTTAAGACTGTTATTGATGTTTTTTTTACTTGTCTTTTTACAAGTATGGATATGTGATAGAATACATATATTAGGGTATGCCACACCTTATATATATATATACTTTTTAATTAAGCTTCCTATAGATACAAATAAAAACTTGGTGTTATTTCTTTCCTTTATTATGGGAATGGTAATTGATTTGTTTAACTATTCCTTAGGGATTAATATTTTGGCATCAATTATTGCTGGCTTTTCAAGGTTTTATTTATTAAAACTATCTACCACGCGAGATGTTTTTGAGTCGGCAACTCCAGGATTTGCAACTTTTGGTAAAAGTTTGTTTCTGCGATATGCCAGTTGTCTTGTCTTTTTGCATCATTTAGTCTTATTCACAGTTGAAGCTTTTTCTGCATTCGACTTATTGAGAATAATCTTTAGTCTTGTTGGTAGCTTTATACTTACAATGACTATTATCTTTGCTTTTGAAAGTATAAATACAGAAGTTTCTAAAAGGTGA
- a CDS encoding rod shape-determining protein MreC (product_source=KO:K03570; cog=COG1792; ko=KO:K03570; pfam=PF04085; tigrfam=TIGR00219; transmembrane_helix_parts=Inside_1_11,TMhelix_12_29,Outside_30_278), producing the protein MRELLNFIQKNIYWLHFILLIIISGLLIVSNNQFQRSKYLYVVNEIAGRVYSVTSNIKSYIGLRDANADLLERISQLEESVCSYKNRLELLGDSYADARNLQLNPSVDFIPGRVTYNTYTKSENYVLINKGSKSGIKQDMGVVSPRGIVGVIMNVSDNYSLAISVLNSKFQLSCKIKDKNYFGPLVWDSKDYQYTYLENLPRHAELLSGDTIITSGYSAFFPEGLPVGVIEGVYKQKDDNYNRAKIKLFTDFSALSNVLVIDNYWREEQVELLKDINN; encoded by the coding sequence TTGAGAGAGTTATTAAATTTTATTCAAAAGAATATTTATTGGCTTCACTTTATTTTATTGATAATCATTTCGGGGTTACTGATTGTTAGTAATAATCAGTTTCAAAGAAGTAAATATCTATATGTAGTCAACGAAATAGCAGGACGAGTTTATTCTGTAACAAGTAATATAAAATCTTATATAGGATTAAGAGATGCAAATGCCGACTTATTAGAGCGAATATCACAGCTCGAGGAGTCGGTTTGCTCGTATAAAAACAGATTGGAACTCTTAGGGGATTCGTATGCCGATGCTCGAAATTTGCAGCTAAACCCATCTGTTGATTTTATACCAGGAAGAGTTACATATAATACTTACACAAAGTCTGAAAACTATGTGTTAATAAACAAAGGGTCTAAAAGTGGAATAAAACAAGATATGGGGGTTGTGTCGCCACGAGGTATTGTAGGCGTAATAATGAATGTTTCGGATAACTACTCTTTGGCAATCTCGGTGCTTAATTCAAAATTTCAATTGAGCTGTAAGATTAAAGACAAAAACTACTTTGGTCCATTGGTATGGGATAGTAAAGATTATCAATATACTTATTTAGAAAACCTTCCTCGTCACGCCGAATTGCTGAGCGGAGATACAATAATAACAAGTGGATACTCTGCATTCTTTCCTGAGGGATTGCCTGTGGGAGTAATAGAAGGAGTGTATAAGCAAAAAGACGATAATTATAACAGGGCTAAAATTAAACTATTTACTGATTTTAGTGCACTTAGCAATGTGCTTGTTATAGATAATTATTGGAGAGAAGAACAAGTGGAACTGCTGAAAGATATAAATAATTGA
- a CDS encoding rod shape-determining protein MreB (product_source=KO:K03569; cath_funfam=3.30.420.40; cog=COG1077; ko=KO:K03569; pfam=PF06723; superfamily=53067; tigrfam=TIGR00904), producing the protein MGLFSLTQELAMDLGTANTIIIKNGKVVVDEPSVVAMDSRTDKLIAIGKQAKMMQDKTHDGIKTVRPLRDGVIADFAAAELMIRGMISMIDNKKRLFPSSLRVVVCIPSGSTEVEMRAVKESAERAGGRDVYLIYEPMAAAVGIGLDVEAPEGNMIVDIGGGTTEIAIISLGGIVANKSIRIAGDDFNQDIVEYMGRQHNMKVGEKMAERIKMNVGSALMKLEDPPEDFIVVGPNRMTSLPMEVPVSYQEMAHCLDKSISKIEMAVLNALENTPPELYADIVRNGIYLAGGGALLKGLDKRIQEMVNIPCHIAPDPLLAVAKGTGIALKNVNKFKFLLR; encoded by the coding sequence ATGGGATTATTTTCATTAACACAAGAACTGGCAATGGACTTAGGTACGGCCAATACCATTATCATAAAGAATGGTAAGGTAGTGGTAGACGAGCCTTCGGTTGTTGCAATGGATAGTCGTACCGATAAGCTTATAGCCATTGGGAAGCAAGCAAAGATGATGCAAGATAAAACTCACGATGGAATAAAAACCGTGAGACCTCTTAGAGATGGAGTTATTGCAGATTTTGCTGCCGCAGAACTTATGATTCGCGGTATGATTAGTATGATAGACAATAAGAAGAGGTTATTCCCTTCTTCATTAAGAGTTGTGGTTTGTATTCCATCGGGTAGTACCGAAGTGGAGATGCGCGCAGTAAAAGAATCGGCAGAACGAGCAGGAGGTAGAGATGTTTATCTTATCTATGAGCCAATGGCAGCAGCAGTTGGTATTGGTCTTGATGTTGAAGCTCCTGAAGGTAATATGATTGTTGATATAGGTGGAGGTACAACCGAAATTGCTATTATATCTCTTGGCGGTATCGTTGCGAACAAATCTATCCGTATTGCTGGTGATGACTTTAACCAAGATATTGTAGAGTATATGGGACGTCAGCATAATATGAAAGTGGGAGAGAAGATGGCTGAACGTATAAAAATGAATGTAGGCTCGGCTTTAATGAAGCTTGAAGATCCTCCGGAAGATTTTATAGTTGTAGGTCCTAATCGTATGACGTCTTTGCCAATGGAAGTTCCTGTATCTTACCAAGAAATGGCTCATTGCTTAGATAAATCTATATCTAAAATAGAAATGGCTGTGCTTAACGCTCTTGAAAATACTCCTCCCGAACTTTATGCAGATATAGTTCGTAACGGAATTTATCTTGCAGGAGGTGGTGCTCTTCTTAAAGGTTTGGATAAGCGTATACAGGAAATGGTAAATATCCCTTGTCATATAGCTCCCGACCCTCTGCTTGCAGTAGCTAAAGGAACTGGTATTGCTCTTAAAAATGTAAATAAATTTAAATTCTTACTTAGATAA
- a CDS encoding phosphoribosylaminoimidazolecarboxamide formyltransferase/IMP cyclohydrolase (product_source=KO:K00602; cath_funfam=3.40.140.20,3.40.50.1380; cog=COG0138; ko=KO:K00602; pfam=PF01808,PF02142; smart=SM00798,SM00851; superfamily=52335,53927; tigrfam=TIGR00355), producing the protein MSSERKIKNALVSVFHKDGLDEILNKLHKDGVEFYSTGGTQSFIESLGMPCLSVEGLTGYPSILGGRVKTLHPKVFGGILNRRENEGDQSQIKEYEIPEIDLVIVDLYPFKETLASGADEQAIIEKIDIGGISLIRAAAKNFKDVVIVASKNQYKALDKMLGEQGAMSTLEDRKWFAKEAFAVSSGYDTAIFNYFDNNEGSYFREAVDTKMPLRYGENPHQKGMFFGEFDEFFEQIHGKEISYNNLLDVNAAVDLISEFDELTFAVLKHNNACGIASRNTVKEAWDAALEADPVSAFGGVLISNANIDKDAAEEINKIFFEIIIAPSYDTDALEVLKQKKNRIILIQKQTTGAGLQYRSLLNGVLAQDKDISIQTEADLKVVTNKTPTAQEIKDLLFANKLVKNTKSNAIILAKNGQLCASGVGQTSRVDALKQAIAKAKEFGFDLNGAVMASDAFFPFPDCVEIAHKEGITSVIQPGGSIKDNLSVEYCNDNNMAMVMTGIRHFKH; encoded by the coding sequence ATGTCTTCAGAAAGAAAAATAAAAAATGCGCTTGTTTCGGTATTTCATAAAGATGGATTAGACGAAATATTAAATAAACTTCATAAAGATGGAGTAGAGTTTTATTCAACAGGTGGTACTCAATCTTTTATAGAGTCGTTGGGTATGCCTTGCCTCTCTGTAGAAGGGCTGACAGGCTATCCTTCTATCCTTGGAGGGAGAGTTAAAACTCTTCACCCTAAAGTATTTGGCGGTATATTAAATCGCAGAGAAAACGAAGGAGACCAGTCTCAAATTAAGGAATACGAAATACCTGAGATTGATCTTGTTATCGTAGATTTATATCCTTTCAAAGAAACATTAGCATCGGGTGCCGACGAACAAGCAATAATAGAGAAGATAGATATAGGCGGCATCTCTTTAATTAGAGCAGCGGCAAAGAATTTCAAAGATGTTGTAATTGTTGCATCTAAAAATCAATATAAGGCATTAGATAAGATGTTGGGCGAGCAAGGTGCAATGTCTACATTAGAAGATAGAAAATGGTTTGCTAAAGAAGCGTTCGCCGTGTCATCGGGATACGATACCGCTATCTTTAATTACTTCGACAACAACGAAGGAAGCTACTTCCGCGAAGCAGTAGATACAAAAATGCCTTTGCGTTACGGAGAAAACCCTCACCAAAAAGGAATGTTCTTCGGAGAGTTTGACGAGTTTTTTGAGCAAATACACGGAAAAGAAATATCATACAATAACTTGCTTGATGTAAATGCGGCTGTTGATTTGATTTCTGAGTTTGATGAATTAACATTTGCCGTTTTGAAACACAACAACGCTTGTGGTATAGCTTCGCGTAATACTGTAAAAGAAGCTTGGGATGCAGCATTAGAGGCAGATCCTGTTTCTGCTTTTGGTGGCGTTTTAATATCTAACGCAAATATAGACAAAGATGCAGCTGAAGAAATTAATAAAATATTCTTCGAGATAATAATAGCACCTTCTTATGATACTGATGCTTTAGAAGTATTGAAACAAAAGAAAAACAGAATCATACTTATTCAAAAACAAACAACAGGTGCAGGGCTGCAGTATCGCTCTCTTCTTAATGGAGTTTTAGCTCAAGATAAAGATATTAGCATACAAACAGAGGCAGATTTGAAAGTTGTTACAAATAAGACTCCTACGGCTCAAGAAATTAAAGATTTATTATTTGCTAATAAATTAGTTAAGAACACTAAGTCTAACGCTATAATCTTGGCGAAAAACGGACAGTTGTGTGCAAGCGGAGTAGGACAAACTTCTCGTGTTGATGCACTTAAGCAAGCTATAGCGAAAGCTAAAGAATTTGGTTTCGACTTGAATGGAGCTGTTATGGCTTCTGATGCATTTTTCCCTTTCCCAGACTGTGTTGAGATAGCACACAAAGAAGGGATAACTTCGGTAATTCAGCCTGGAGGTTCTATAAAAGACAATCTTTCGGTTGAATATTGCAACGATAATAATATGGCAATGGTAATGACGGGTATTCGTCACTTTAAACATTAA
- a CDS encoding mannose-6-phosphate isomerase (product_source=KO:K01809; cath_funfam=2.60.120.10; cog=COG1482; ko=KO:K01809; pfam=PF01238; superfamily=51182) gives MDIFKFKPILKPIVWGGNKIANFKNLDIQIDKIGESWEISAMPDNESIVAEGEYKGKTLNELIDTFKSDLLGKKVYEQFGGKFPLLVKFIDADKDLSIQVHPDDELANERHNCFGKTEMWYVVQACQNAFVYSGFAKEMTPEQYDESIKNNTFTDYLNKEQTEVGDVFAIPAGRVHSISAGNFLLEVQQSSDITYRIYDYDRKDKEGNVRKLHTEEAKDAIDFSLCSGVKEQLKKTAEECVLDNEFFKVSTLEYKQGTIKSLEFEDTFVIIVCIKGSAMVRGFDGVASIAKGETILIPAKEAKSIFLEVQEDATLLAVTC, from the coding sequence ATGGATATTTTTAAGTTCAAACCTATATTAAAACCCATTGTTTGGGGTGGAAATAAAATTGCTAACTTTAAGAATCTCGACATTCAGATTGATAAGATAGGAGAGAGTTGGGAAATCTCGGCTATGCCAGACAATGAGTCGATTGTGGCCGAAGGAGAGTATAAGGGTAAAACTCTAAACGAATTAATAGATACATTTAAGTCCGACCTTTTGGGAAAGAAAGTGTATGAACAGTTTGGAGGAAAATTCCCTTTGCTTGTGAAATTTATTGATGCAGATAAAGATTTGTCGATACAAGTACACCCCGATGATGAATTAGCTAACGAAAGACACAACTGTTTTGGTAAAACAGAGATGTGGTATGTAGTGCAAGCCTGCCAAAACGCTTTTGTTTATTCGGGATTTGCTAAAGAAATGACTCCTGAACAATATGATGAAAGTATAAAAAACAATACGTTTACCGATTACTTGAATAAAGAACAGACTGAGGTTGGTGATGTTTTTGCAATACCAGCAGGGCGAGTACACTCTATAAGCGCAGGAAACTTTTTGTTGGAAGTGCAACAATCGTCTGATATTACTTATCGTATTTATGATTATGATAGAAAAGATAAGGAAGGTAATGTGCGCAAGCTGCATACAGAAGAGGCTAAAGATGCAATAGATTTTAGTTTGTGTTCGGGGGTGAAAGAACAGCTTAAAAAAACAGCGGAAGAGTGCGTTCTTGATAATGAGTTTTTTAAAGTCTCTACGTTGGAATACAAGCAAGGAACCATAAAAAGCTTAGAGTTTGAAGATACTTTTGTTATAATAGTTTGCATAAAAGGTTCTGCTATGGTACGTGGCTTTGACGGTGTAGCGAGTATAGCCAAAGGTGAAACTATTTTGATACCAGCAAAAGAGGCTAAATCTATATTTTTGGAGGTTCAAGAAGATGCTACGCTATTGGCAGTTACGTGCTAA